A region of Salirhabdus salicampi DNA encodes the following proteins:
- a CDS encoding universal stress protein, with the protein MYNKILLPSDGSDHSIRAAKHAIELAKLNEKASIELVYVTDTTRAKEHTLQNWNKIGINEAGEVEISNTEKALQDAGVSYSVKRLKGDPGPTIVEHANLGEFDVVVVGSRGLNKLQEMVLGSVSHKVAKRAKCPVLIVK; encoded by the coding sequence ATGTATAATAAAATATTACTACCTTCAGACGGGTCAGACCATTCAATACGTGCAGCGAAACATGCTATAGAATTAGCAAAACTTAATGAGAAGGCATCGATCGAACTTGTTTATGTTACAGATACGACAAGAGCGAAAGAACATACGTTGCAAAACTGGAATAAAATTGGGATTAATGAAGCAGGAGAAGTCGAAATTAGTAATACTGAAAAAGCACTACAAGATGCTGGGGTTTCGTATAGTGTAAAACGATTAAAGGGTGACCCAGGCCCTACCATCGTTGAACATGCTAATTTAGGCGAATTTGATGTTGTTGTAGTAGGAAGTCGAGGTTTAAATAAACTGCAAGAAATGGTTCTTGGTAGCGTAAGTCATAAAGTAGCTAAGCGGGCAAAATGTCCTGTACTTATTGTAAAATAA
- a CDS encoding bifunctional hydroxymethylpyrimidine kinase/phosphomethylpyrimidine kinase — translation MSLPKALTIAGSDSSGGAGIQADLKTFQEHGVYGMSALTVIVAMNPHANWSHEVFPIELDTVRSQLSTIVEGVGVEALKTGMLPTVGSIELAAETIQKHQLQNVVVDPVMVCKGEDEVLYPELAEALQTIITPLATVVTPNLFEAGQLSGLGTITTVEEMKEAAVKIHELGAEHVLVKGGGKLDHPKAVDVLYDGRGMELLEGERIDTTYTHGAGCTYSAAITAGLANGKGVKEAVYDAKSFITAAIRHSFPLNQFVGPVHHGAQRLSETVNKGVTK, via the coding sequence ATGTCATTACCAAAAGCTTTAACAATTGCTGGGTCTGATAGTAGTGGTGGGGCAGGAATCCAGGCGGATCTTAAAACATTTCAGGAGCACGGTGTGTACGGCATGTCTGCCTTAACGGTTATTGTTGCTATGAACCCACATGCCAATTGGTCACATGAAGTATTTCCGATTGAGTTGGATACTGTTCGTTCTCAATTATCAACGATTGTAGAAGGTGTTGGAGTAGAGGCACTAAAGACTGGTATGCTACCGACAGTAGGGTCTATTGAACTTGCGGCTGAAACAATTCAAAAGCATCAATTACAAAACGTTGTTGTGGACCCGGTCATGGTTTGTAAAGGGGAAGATGAAGTTCTTTATCCAGAATTAGCTGAAGCTTTACAAACGATTATTACACCTTTGGCAACTGTTGTTACCCCTAACTTATTCGAAGCGGGTCAACTTAGTGGTCTAGGTACGATTACGACCGTTGAAGAGATGAAAGAAGCGGCAGTCAAAATTCATGAACTCGGAGCGGAGCACGTTTTGGTTAAAGGTGGAGGAAAACTCGACCATCCAAAAGCTGTTGATGTTCTCTACGATGGAAGGGGAATGGAGCTTCTTGAAGGAGAACGGATTGACACAACTTATACGCACGGGGCAGGATGTACGTATTCAGCCGCTATTACGGCGGGACTAGCAAACGGGAAAGGTGTAAAGGAAGCTGTATATGATGCAAAATCATTTATTACAGCTGCTATTCGCCATTCATTTCCATTAAATCAATTTGTAGGCCCTGTTCATCATGGGGCACAAAGATTGAGTGAAACCGTTAACAAAGGGGTAACTAAATAA
- a CDS encoding YndM family protein, whose product MKHILALGIKFILIGIIIFSIFSAFEGTSIAHMLLMTILLTGLSYIAGDLIILPRFGNVMASIGDIAMAFLFLWFYGFAFQEGAFDIGLASISSAIAVGFGEAFFHAYYMENRVFGRETYSEEDRHVKINPGKLRTESSSEIFPYDTEEYRKRDKEDK is encoded by the coding sequence ATGAAGCACATATTAGCTTTAGGGATAAAGTTCATCTTAATCGGTATCATTATATTTTCCATCTTTAGTGCATTTGAGGGAACGTCGATTGCTCATATGCTGCTTATGACAATTCTTTTAACAGGGCTTTCTTATATTGCAGGGGATTTAATTATATTGCCAAGGTTTGGAAATGTAATGGCCTCTATTGGAGATATAGCGATGGCTTTCTTATTTCTTTGGTTTTACGGGTTTGCATTCCAAGAAGGGGCTTTTGATATTGGTCTAGCCTCCATTTCAAGTGCTATAGCGGTTGGATTTGGCGAGGCCTTTTTCCATGCTTACTATATGGAAAATCGTGTTTTCGGACGAGAAACATATTCAGAAGAAGATCGTCACGTAAAAATAAATCCGGGTAAGTTAAGGACGGAAAGCTCTTCAGAAATCTTTCCATATGATACAGAAGAGTACCGTAAACGGGATAAAGAGGATAAATAA
- a CDS encoding cupredoxin domain-containing protein: protein MFKENSVETGIDHEDDLVIHMVTGEFKTETSSGEEIEAYRWDPGTIFVPKGEKVQLVIYGVNGNEHPFFIEGTEIKGNVKKGEETVLNLRFNKEGIYRLICTSHPDKDHNGPMIAYINVR from the coding sequence TTGTTTAAGGAAAATTCAGTGGAAACAGGTATTGATCATGAGGATGATTTAGTTATTCACATGGTGACTGGTGAATTTAAGACAGAAACAAGTAGTGGTGAAGAAATTGAAGCTTATCGTTGGGATCCTGGAACGATATTTGTCCCCAAAGGTGAGAAGGTACAACTTGTTATTTATGGTGTAAATGGCAATGAACATCCTTTCTTTATCGAAGGGACAGAGATTAAAGGAAATGTGAAAAAAGGAGAAGAGACGGTACTAAATCTTCGTTTCAATAAGGAAGGCATTTATCGGTTAATTTGTACTTCACATCCCGATAAAGATCATAACGGTCCGATGATTGCATATATTAATGTTCGTTAA
- a CDS encoding SulP family inorganic anion transporter: protein MDQLQSWKESWFGNIRGDIMAGLVVALALIPEAIAFSIIAGVDPMVGLYASFVIAVVISFVGGRPGMISAATGAMALLFIDLVAEWGVEYLLAATILTGIIQILFGVFKIARYMKFIPRSVMVGFVNALAILIFTSQLDHFIGHGTMVYLLVAGTLAIIYLLPLITKVIPSALVAIVVITALTISMGYGVPTVGDMGHITKAFPELLFPNVPLSFETLAIIFPYSLGLAVVGLVESLLTATIVDEATGTGSLKNKEARGQGIANIAAGFFGGMAGCAMIGQSVINVKSGGRGRLSALTSGVVLILLIVFLGDIVSAIPIAALVGVMIMVAIGTFDWNSLRTLKIIPLSDNIVMIATVATVIFTHNLAIGVLTGILLSAIFFVAKISKVRVQRVLKENRMIYYFKGELFFASVTELLETFNYDIEDASEVIFDLNNVRIWDDSAVAALDKLVMKFEDRGINVYVVGLNKVSSELTGRLRRKLSSH, encoded by the coding sequence ATGGATCAGTTACAATCTTGGAAAGAATCATGGTTTGGAAACATACGCGGAGATATTATGGCAGGTCTTGTTGTGGCGTTAGCCCTTATACCGGAAGCGATAGCATTCTCCATTATTGCTGGTGTTGACCCGATGGTAGGGTTATATGCATCATTTGTGATTGCAGTAGTTATTTCATTTGTTGGTGGACGACCTGGTATGATATCTGCTGCCACAGGAGCAATGGCATTATTATTTATTGACTTAGTTGCCGAATGGGGTGTCGAGTATTTACTTGCCGCTACCATTTTAACAGGTATTATACAAATCTTATTCGGTGTATTTAAAATTGCACGGTATATGAAATTTATACCGAGATCGGTAATGGTCGGTTTCGTAAATGCCCTGGCTATCTTGATTTTTACATCCCAGCTTGATCACTTCATTGGTCATGGAACGATGGTATATTTACTTGTTGCCGGTACATTAGCTATTATTTATTTGCTACCATTAATTACAAAAGTTATTCCTTCTGCTTTGGTGGCTATTGTTGTAATCACAGCGTTAACAATATCAATGGGATATGGTGTTCCTACAGTTGGAGATATGGGTCACATTACGAAGGCCTTTCCAGAACTCTTATTCCCAAATGTTCCGCTAAGTTTTGAGACGCTAGCTATTATATTCCCATATTCATTAGGACTAGCAGTGGTTGGTTTAGTCGAATCATTATTAACGGCCACAATTGTGGACGAAGCAACAGGGACAGGAAGTCTGAAAAATAAAGAAGCAAGAGGACAAGGGATTGCCAATATTGCCGCTGGATTCTTTGGAGGAATGGCAGGTTGCGCAATGATAGGACAGTCTGTTATTAATGTGAAATCTGGTGGTCGAGGACGTTTATCGGCTTTAACATCGGGTGTTGTGTTAATTTTACTCATTGTTTTCTTAGGTGACATTGTTTCAGCAATCCCGATTGCTGCACTTGTAGGTGTTATGATTATGGTAGCCATCGGTACATTCGATTGGAATTCATTACGCACATTAAAAATTATTCCGTTAAGTGATAACATAGTGATGATTGCAACAGTGGCAACGGTTATCTTTACACATAACTTAGCGATTGGTGTGTTAACAGGGATACTATTAAGTGCTATCTTCTTTGTCGCGAAAATTTCAAAAGTTCGAGTTCAAAGGGTATTAAAAGAGAACCGTATGATTTATTATTTTAAAGGTGAATTATTCTTTGCCTCTGTAACCGAACTACTTGAAACATTTAATTATGATATTGAAGATGCAAGTGAAGTAATATTTGATTTAAATAACGTCCGCATATGGGATGATTCTGCCGTAGCAGCATTAGATAAGTTAGTGATGAAATTCGAGGATCGGGGAATTAATGTTTACGTGGTAGGTTTAAATAAAGTGAGTTCTGAATTAACAGGGCGACTAAGACGAAAATTAAGTTCACATTAA
- a CDS encoding MATE family efflux transporter: MKSKHHNQHDLSLFSLTWPIFVEVLLHMVMGNVDTLMLSQYSDKSVAAVGVSNQILSVMIVMFGFISTGTGIVIAQYLGANQEKEAATVTVTALVMNLFFGLLLSVVIFLFSKPILALTGLPQELMGEANLYIAIVGGFLFLQALIMTCSIVLRNYGHTKDAMYVTLGMNGLNIIGNYILIFGHFGMPQLGVTGVAVATVCSRFIGFLVLVILVRKRANEPLPFRHVFSIPKKEIKQILQVGIPAAGEHLAYNTSQMMIMVFINMMGTEAITTKVYTQNIMMFIFLFSVAIGQGTQIMIGHLAGARKYKEAYNRCIRSLQIAIVISLTAGLVFFFFAEPVLSIFTNNHEVMTLGAQLLLLTIILEPGRAFNLVVISSLRGAGDVRFPVYMGILSMWGVSVTVSYILGIHYQLGLIGVWISFIMDEWFRGLIMLKRWRSRAWVKKGFVKST, encoded by the coding sequence TTGAAATCCAAACATCATAATCAACACGATCTTTCTTTATTTAGTCTCACATGGCCAATATTTGTTGAAGTTTTATTACATATGGTTATGGGAAATGTAGATACGCTCATGTTAAGTCAATACTCAGACAAATCAGTGGCTGCAGTTGGAGTATCCAATCAAATTTTATCAGTCATGATCGTCATGTTCGGTTTTATCTCTACTGGTACTGGGATTGTCATCGCACAATACTTAGGTGCTAATCAAGAAAAAGAAGCAGCTACTGTAACGGTAACGGCTTTAGTGATGAATCTTTTTTTCGGTTTACTATTAAGTGTTGTCATTTTTCTATTTAGTAAACCTATATTAGCGCTAACAGGTTTACCGCAGGAATTAATGGGAGAAGCAAACCTCTATATTGCTATTGTTGGTGGGTTTTTATTCTTGCAGGCATTAATTATGACATGTAGTATTGTTTTGCGAAATTATGGACATACGAAAGATGCCATGTACGTAACGCTAGGCATGAACGGACTAAACATTATCGGAAATTACATATTAATATTTGGTCATTTCGGTATGCCCCAATTAGGTGTTACTGGAGTGGCAGTTGCTACTGTTTGTAGTCGGTTCATTGGTTTTTTAGTTTTAGTGATTTTAGTCCGTAAACGCGCAAATGAGCCTTTGCCGTTCCGTCACGTTTTTTCGATTCCCAAAAAAGAAATCAAACAAATTTTACAGGTTGGAATTCCTGCTGCAGGGGAACATTTAGCTTATAACACGTCCCAAATGATGATTATGGTATTCATTAATATGATGGGAACTGAGGCTATTACAACGAAAGTGTATACCCAAAATATTATGATGTTTATTTTCCTTTTTTCCGTTGCAATCGGGCAAGGAACTCAAATCATGATTGGCCATTTAGCAGGAGCCAGAAAATATAAGGAAGCTTATAATCGCTGTATACGAAGCTTACAAATTGCAATTGTTATTTCCCTCACAGCAGGACTAGTTTTCTTCTTCTTTGCTGAACCTGTTTTATCAATATTCACAAATAATCACGAAGTAATGACGTTAGGAGCCCAACTATTGTTGTTAACTATCATCCTTGAACCAGGGAGAGCATTCAATTTAGTCGTCATTAGCTCATTACGTGGAGCGGGGGATGTCCGTTTCCCGGTATACATGGGAATCTTGTCAATGTGGGGTGTGAGTGTTACGGTGTCTTATATTCTCGGCATACACTATCAGCTTGGATTAATTGGTGTATGGATTTCGTTTATTATGGATGAGTGGTTTCGAGGGCTCATCATGTTGAAGAGATGGCGGTCAAGGGCATGGGTGAAGAAAGGGTTTGTAAAGAGCACTTAA